The region ACTCAGTGTTAAACATTGGGGTTAAGGACGTGAAAACAAACTTGCTTACACCCGTTGTGACTCTATCTATTTTCGGCAGTACGGGGGCGGTGTTGCCTGCTTTAGCGATTCCGGTGATCACTCCCACCCAACAGGATATTCAGCCAGCCCTACCGGAGCCAAGCCCTCTACCACCCACCTCACCGCCAGTTCTTGAACCGCCCCCCTCACCCCCTAGTCCAGCTCCTGAGTCAGAAAATGTTTTAATACCTGTACAAAAAATTATTGTTGAAGGCAGTACTCTCTTTGGTCCAGCGGAATTTGATCCGATTCTCAAGCCCCTCGAAGGGCAGCAAGTGACCCTTGCGGAGCTACAGAGAGCCACCGATGCAATTACAAAACTCTATCTAGAGGGGGGCTATTTGACCTCTCGCGCCGTTTTGAACGAGCAGGTGGTACGGGATGGGGTAATCAGGATTCAAGTTCTTGAAGGCCGCCTAGAGGACATTCGTATTGAAGGGAATAAAGGGATTATCCAGCGGTATATTCGCAGCCGTATTGCCCTTGGTGCAGGCGTGCCCCTCAACGGCAATCGCCTTGAAGAGCAGTTGCGTCTGTTGCGAACGGATCCCCTTTTTGCCAATCTTTCTGCGAGTTTGCGACCCGGCACGACACCCCAGGAGAGTGTTTTGGTGGTACGGGTGGTACCTGCCCGCTGGTTGAATGCTGCTTTTGGTCTGGATAACCATACGTCGCCAGCGATCGCCCCGAATCGGGCCACGGCCTTTTTGGGATACAACAACCTCAGTGGTCGCGGCGATAGTGTCTACGGCTCCTACGCCATCGGTAATAACCTCGGCACATTTGATTGGGGCGCATCCAACACGGTGGAGTTTGGCTACAGCCTCCCCCTCAATGCCATGAATGGTACACTCACCATTCGCACCCTGCAAGCGGACAGCGAAATTACCCGCCCCCCCGCCCTTGCGGCCTTTAATATTCGCAGTGAATCTTCTATTTACCAAGCCAGTTTTCGCCAACCCGTGATTCGCACTATCCGCGAGGAACTGGCCTTTGGCATTGGCTTCCTGATGCAGTCGGCGCAGACCTTTGTCCTCGGGGTGCCCGCCCCCATTTCCCCTGGTGCTAATGCCTCCGGCTACAGTGCTTCCCGTGTGCTAGAATTCACCCAAGAATATACTCGCCGCGACACCCAAGGGGCATGGGTCTTTCGCTCGCAGTTTAACTTTGGTCTGCCGATTTTTGGCGCCACAGAAAACCCCAGTCCAATACCCGATGGCAACTTCTTTAGCTGGCTGGGACAGGGGCAGCGACTGCAACTCCTCTGGGCTGATAACCTCTTGATTTTACGCACCGATGTTCAACTCACTCCCAATAGCCTGCTCCCCTTTCACCAATTTGTGATTGGTGGACCGCTGTCGGTGCGCGGTTACTCAACCAATGCGCTCTCTGGGGATAATGGCCTGCGGTTTTCTGGAGAAGCCCGCTTCCCGGTGCTGCGAACTGCCAATCGTCGCCCGATTATTTCTATTGGGCCGCTGTTCGATCTGGGGGTCGTCTGGAATCATAGCCGTAACCCTGCGGGTGCGGTGCCCAATAATGTCATTGCCGGCCTAGGCATGGGACTGTTGGTGCAACCGACGCCCAACCTAGATCTTCAGTTGCAATATGCAGCACCGTTAATTGATCTGCCGGGTCAAACCCGTAGTTTGCAGTCCGATGGCATTTACTTTTCCTTGACGGTGCGGCCCTAGGGCGTATCGAGGGCGGTGCGGAGTGACTGACAAAACTCAGCAACAGCGGCAAGCCCCTGATCCGGTTCCGCCAGACGTTTAACAAAGGCACTGCCGACAATGGCGGCATCAGCGCCCCAGTCACGCACCTGGCGGGCATGCTCTGGACTGGCAATGCCAAACCCAACACCAATGGGCTTGGGGGTGATCTGCCGTAGGGTGTGCAACAGTTCCTGAACGCGGCTGGCCATTTCTTGACGCATGCCAGTGACGCCAGTGGTGCTGACAAGGTAAATAAATCCCTGAGAAGCGGTGGCGATCGCCCGCATCCGTTCGGGCGAGGTGGTGGGCGCAATCAGCAGTGTCAATTCCAAGCCCAAATTGGCCGTCTCCGCGAGAACCGGTTCTGCTTCCTCAAGGGGCAAATCAGGAATCACTAACCCCTTGATCCCGGCTTGGGCAACCGCTTTGAGAAATGAAGAGACCCCCCGATGGTAGATGGGATTGTAGTAGCTAAAAAGAATGAGCGGCGCCGTCAGTTGCTGGTGCAAGTCCGTTGTCATTTCTAAGACGGCTTCAAGGCGGGTTCCCCGTTGCAGAGCGCGGGTGGCAGCTGCCTGAATCACTGGACCATCGGCCAAGGGATCTGAATAGGGCATCCCCAGTTCAATCAAATCTGCGCCGTGGTCATCTAGGATCTTGAGGGCAGCAACTGTCGTTTCTAAATCTGGGTCTCCGGCGGTCAAAAAGGGAATGAGGGCACAGCGCTGGCGAGCACGACAGTGCTCAAAGCGTTCAGAAATTTTAGGCACAATCACGGGCAGTGGCTCTCAAAGATGCATCATTATTGTGCCAGATTAGATACAGCCCTTTTCTAGAATATGAGATACCTATAGTGGCAGGTGGCAGTGAGGGGCATCTCAGCGTGAGTTGGTGGCGTTTTCTCCCCTTTGGCGATCGCCTGCGGGGCAGCGAAGCAGTTGGCGGCCGGCGGCAGTGGACCCTGGAGGCGCGATTGCTCCACTGGTTGACCCTTGTGTGGATTGGCCTTGGTTTGGTCGTTCTCTTTTCCGCTAGTTTTCCTGTGGGCCTGGCTGAAACAGGGGATGGACTGTACTACTTTAGCCGCCAGCTGCTGTGGCTTGCCCTTGGCTGGGCAGGGTTTCAACTGTTTCTGCGGCTACCTTTGCAGCGATCGCTCCAGATGGCGATTCCGGGCTTCTTTTTGTTTTTGCTACTCATCTGGGCAACGCGACTACCGGGGGTTGGGACAACGGTCATGGGCGCCACCCGCTGGATTAGTATTGGCTCCTTTCAACTCCAGCCCTCGGAGATGATGAAGCCTTTTTTAGT is a window of Thermosynechococcus vestitus BP-1 DNA encoding:
- a CDS encoding ShlB/FhaC/HecB family hemolysin secretion/activation protein, encoding MTLSIFGSTGAVLPALAIPVITPTQQDIQPALPEPSPLPPTSPPVLEPPPSPPSPAPESENVLIPVQKIIVEGSTLFGPAEFDPILKPLEGQQVTLAELQRATDAITKLYLEGGYLTSRAVLNEQVVRDGVIRIQVLEGRLEDIRIEGNKGIIQRYIRSRIALGAGVPLNGNRLEEQLRLLRTDPLFANLSASLRPGTTPQESVLVVRVVPARWLNAAFGLDNHTSPAIAPNRATAFLGYNNLSGRGDSVYGSYAIGNNLGTFDWGASNTVEFGYSLPLNAMNGTLTIRTLQADSEITRPPALAAFNIRSESSIYQASFRQPVIRTIREELAFGIGFLMQSAQTFVLGVPAPISPGANASGYSASRVLEFTQEYTRRDTQGAWVFRSQFNFGLPIFGATENPSPIPDGNFFSWLGQGQRLQLLWADNLLILRTDVQLTPNSLLPFHQFVIGGPLSVRGYSTNALSGDNGLRFSGEARFPVLRTANRRPIISIGPLFDLGVVWNHSRNPAGAVPNNVIAGLGMGLLVQPTPNLDLQLQYAAPLIDLPGQTRSLQSDGIYFSLTVRP
- the trpA gene encoding tryptophan synthase subunit alpha, which produces MPKISERFEHCRARQRCALIPFLTAGDPDLETTVAALKILDDHGADLIELGMPYSDPLADGPVIQAAATRALQRGTRLEAVLEMTTDLHQQLTAPLILFSYYNPIYHRGVSSFLKAVAQAGIKGLVIPDLPLEEAEPVLAETANLGLELTLLIAPTTSPERMRAIATASQGFIYLVSTTGVTGMRQEMASRVQELLHTLRQITPKPIGVGFGIASPEHARQVRDWGADAAIVGSAFVKRLAEPDQGLAAVAEFCQSLRTALDTP